The Chitinophagales bacterium genome has a window encoding:
- a CDS encoding TfoX/Sxy family protein produces MAYNEKLNDRVREAMSELPNVEEKHMFGGTCYMLNDKMCIGIVRDELMCRIGPDVYEQALEQPGCREMIFTGKPMKGYVFVDEQAVKSNKDLNYWLDLCLAFNKHAKSSKKKKK; encoded by the coding sequence AAAAATTAAATGACAGAGTAAGAGAAGCGATGTCTGAATTGCCGAATGTTGAAGAAAAGCACATGTTCGGCGGTACCTGTTATATGCTGAACGACAAAATGTGTATTGGTATTGTGAGAGACGAATTAATGTGCAGGATAGGACCAGATGTATATGAACAAGCTCTTGAGCAGCCGGGATGCCGTGAAATGATATTTACAGGAAAGCCAATGAAGGGTTATGTATTTGTGGACGAACAAGCCGTAAAGTCAAACAAAGACCTCAACTACTGGCTGGATCTATGCCTGGCATTCAACAAGCATGCAAAGTCATCTAAGAAAAAGAAAAAATAA